A region from the Triticum urartu cultivar G1812 chromosome 1, Tu2.1, whole genome shotgun sequence genome encodes:
- the LOC125546985 gene encoding annexin D5-like, translating into MASLSVPPVLTPPRDDAVALHKAFKGFGCDSTTVTNILAHRDSAQRALILHEYKAIYHQDLYHRLATELSGNHKNAMLLWVLDPVGRDATILNQALNGDITDLRAATEVICSRTPSQLQIMKQTYRARFGCYLEHDITERTYGDHQKLLLAYLGVRRNEGPEVDPSAVTDDARELYQAGEKRVGTDERAFIRIFSERSWAHMVSVANAYQHMYARSLEKAVKSETTGNFQFGLLTILRCADTPAKYFAKVLHKAMKGLGTSNAALTRVAVTRTEVDMKYIKAEYHNKYKGSLAEAIHSETSGNYRTFLLSLVGWDR; encoded by the exons ATGGCGAGCCTGAGCGTGCCTCCGGTGCTCACGCCTCCGCGTGATGACGCCGTCGCTCTCCACAAGGCCTTCAAAG GGTTCGGCTGCGACAGCACGACGGTGACCAACATACTTGCTCACCGCGACTCGGCGCAGCGCGCGCTCATCCTGCACGAGTACAAAGCCATATACCATCAGGATCTCTACCATCGCCTAGCAACTGAGCTGAGTGGAAACCACAAG AATGCTATGCTGCTTTGGGTCCTCGACCCCGTGGGGCGTGACGCGACCATACTGAACCAGGCTCTCAACGGCGACATCACCGACCTGAGAGCCGCCACGGAGGTAATCTGCTCCAGGACGCCGTCGCAGCTGCAGATCATGAAGCAAACCTACCGCGCGAGGTTCGGTTGCTACCTCGAGCATGACATCACCGAACGCACCTACGGTGATCATCAGAAG CTTTTGCTTGCGTACCTGGGAGTCCGGCGCAACGAAGGCCCGGAAGTTGATCCTTCGGCGGTGACAGACGACGCGAGGGAGCTGTATCAAGCCGGCGAGAAGAGGGTGGGCACCGATGAGCGGGCCTTCATCCGCATCTTCAGCGAACGCAGCTGGGCGCACATGGTGTCCGTGGCCAACGCTTACCAGCACATGTACGCCCGGTCCCTGGAGAAG GCCGTGAAGAGTGAGACGACAGGGAACTTCCAGTTCGGGCTGCTGACCATCCTCAGGTGCGCCGACACTCCGGCAAAGTACTTTGCCAAGGTCCTGCACAAGGCGATGAAAGGCCTGGGCACCAGCAACGCGGCGCTCACACGGGTGGCGGTGACGAGGACCGAGGTTGACATGAAGTACATCAAGGCAGAGTACCACAACAAGTACAAGGGGTCGCTGGCTGAAGCTATCCACTCCGAGACGTCGGGGAACTACCGAACCTTCCTCCTCTCACTCGTCGGCTGGGACCGCTAA